In the genome of Populus trichocarpa isolate Nisqually-1 chromosome 10, P.trichocarpa_v4.1, whole genome shotgun sequence, the window GTACATTGATTTGAACTTCGATCAAAGTTCCcttctcttaaaattttatttgctcaCTCTACGATGCATCATGCTTGTttgttaaatcaaatcaaaagggGTCTGGATTTGATATTTTGAATCACTACAAGATTTTTATTCGTTGAATTTGGAATATATATGTGAATGTTAAATTTGAATAGCAGGTTAAGCTTGATTATCCGCGTGAGTTTCTCAAGGGGATTAGTGGCGATTGGAGTCATGGAAATGTGAACTCATTGACATTTACTACGAACCGTGGGACCTATGGTCCTTTCGGTTGCAAGGCAGAAAATGGTACTGAATTCGATTTTCAAACAGGAGATGAGCCTCTATTTGCTGGATTGCATGGATCCTTTGATGACGCCGGTCTTAGAACAATAGGAATCTATGTGAATCCAGAACAAGCCAGTTTCTGAAAGTTATCATCGATCTGGATTAGCTGATAACTGTCAATCTTATTGATTCGTATCTCTCTTTTCTCATGGACTTTTTACCCTCTCTATTGTTCTAATTACATCTTGCAGTCCCTTCCAGGAGTCCAAATTATGTAATAGCCCTTCATCATTCTTGAATTCTAACAAACCAAGTTTCAATGGGTATATCTTTATCAAAAAATGTtggattaaaaaagatttataaatataaattttttagaatataaacATGCTCTAGTAAAGACATGATGGGTTTGATGCTAGCCAGATCCAATCACGATTGGGCATGGTAGTATATCAAGCCCCTGATACGATGGCCTTGGCAATGTGCCAAGCCTTGGGCATGCCTAACACTATCAAGTCCTGGGCACACCCAAGAGAATAATCATCCTCTCTTAGTACCCTAATTAAAGGGAATGAACATCTTCCTTGGACATGCTGAAGAGAATGACCAGACCATCCTTTCTAGACACGCTGAAGTAAATGGCCATACCAACCTTCCTGGGTATGCCTAAAGAAATGTGCATCCTTCTTGGAACACCCCTAAGAGAATGACCATCCTCTATAAACACGCTTAAGGCTCTATAAACACGCTTAAGGAAATGATCGACCATCCTCTATAAACACGCTTAAGGAAATGATAGGACCTTTCTCCCTCAACACAATCAAAAGGATGATCCTTATCCTTTGGACTCACCCAAGTAACGGACCCAGCCTTCCTTAGGCTCACTAAGAAAAGGACCCTATCTCCCTTAGGTCTAACGTAGGGCAATCATGAGGTTAACTACATTTGACGTCCTGGATCATAATCCCCCTACAccttttaggtgtataaaagtcctcCAAGACCCCcaccatattttcatcaaatatcACTACCACAATATTtagatttaccgatggaattttctgtcggtatttgcACTATCATTTTgttagtaattaatttaccaataaaatcactgacggaaatgctccgtcggtgaatcttgcgtcgataattttttgtttgtcgATAAgtctgttggtaataaaaaaatattattaccgatggatttactgatgAAAAAAGcgagcaaaaaaaattacctgctTCATTCCGTCATTATTTCCCTCGGCaaaataccgtatgtaattccgtcggtaattatttaaaaatatatatataaaatctattttacaaaactataaaataattaaattaatataaatcaatactCTATAATACttaaaatgcttggaaaaaaaagaaaaaaaatcaactcaaaacaatttgcaacaaataaattcaactaaaaaaattcatatgaaaaaaaattaaaatcctataaataaatcaactaaaaattgatctcatatgaaaaaaaaaaatcctacaacaacattcatacaattattaagaacaaaaacaattaaaaataaaataaaaaaaatatagtgaaaaaaacacgaaaaaaaaaatattaccttaatGCAGTTGCAActgaagctaagaagagaaaaaaaaaacaaattcgtaagtatactaattaaaaaaaaattgagaagaaaaaagaagaaaggagaagaagacatacctgagcatggaggagaagagaaggagttaaggagagaagagaagaaaaagaaatggatattgatgttttttacatatgggggaaaagaagaagaagaagaagaaaaagaagaaaggagacgagtctgttgtgaaattagggattctaggctttttattggaGCGTTTTACcgacgattttaccgacggatagttaaataatatttaaattaaattttttaatttaatttaaattttttagaaaaccgccaaataacaccaacgacttttcaatccgtcggtgattttgtctataaaaaacagtaattaacagtgcaattgggaaGTGAACAGTTCCAAAGCTCTTTGGAGAATTTTCTATcagtgattccctttgtaattaacatgatgaacaatgttcacagtttaccaatgGTTTTGCCGACGGATTTTACtgactgtaattccctcggtatataccgagggaatattgcCGTTGGTAAAATCCGTCGATATATTTCCGACGGAagtattccctcggtatttctgtttgtatttatcaattttctggtagtgtattAATACAAGTGTAAGGGATATATATTCCTCATTAAATGCTATAAGGATAAAACTACACTTCAGGCCATCGTCTTCACAAAAAGATGACTCACGGgctataaatatatcatgagaCCTTTAAAacaaaggttcacaatcttaATTCTCTACTCTATATATATTTGCAGAACAtctctctagaatattattatattttttttaaaaaaaaagatatttatctaAGTATTAAAGAACTTTCACTTTCATCAAATAGAACCTTTTACATGTATTTGTTATGAGCTACCTTGACCCATCAAGCATCAAATATAAGCTATCAATCACCTAATTAGAAAGAATAGATATAATTactaaaactaattaattaaccaattattcaattcaaaaatcTTATCACGAAACTAcctggattttttttgaaaatccatCTAATTGCTGGCCAGGCGTTGTAAATGAAAACAAGACCATCCAACAGTTCTTGATATACACACCGAATTTACTAATCGTCCATGGAAAGGAACTTTCAACTTTATAGTGACTTGAAAACTTGCATTCGTTTTTCGAGATTTTTAGCATCGAGGATGCATTTTTTACCACTTTGATCACCTGCCTGAAGCCCATTTATCCTATTGTTATAGTCCCATAGACAGATTCAATTGTGAAATTAAGATCGAAATATTGGTGTTTTGGTTACTGTGAAAAGGGCCATACCAAAATCTCCCCCATTTTTGTCTCATTAAGATGAGGAGGTCAACTCTGTTCAATTCCAATACCATGATAGCAAGGGAGCTTCGGTGCTTTTCCGCCATTCGGTGCAAGCAATTTGTCGTTGCAAGCCCTTCTTCCTCTGAAAGTATTGTAGAATATTCAGACTGTTAAAATAATCACTTGcttttataacaaaatatttttaaattaaaaatatatcttaattaaacGTGGACcgttaatttcatttgaaacaGGTTACACTACGTCATTCCGAACTTCTAACAGGGGTGAAGGGTAATTGCATAATTAATTCGTGTCTTAACTGGCATTTACTacaaatcatgaaaattatGGGCCGTTTTGTTGCGAtagcgatatatatatatatatatgatttcaaCCTGAAAAGAGGAGGGGATCGAAAGTTGGGAGGATTTATGAAACGCGTGATGAGGCTGGGTGACGCGGTTAGAggtattagaatttttttattttaagaaaaacttataaaaccttattaatactaaataaataaaaaaatagaaaaacctagtaatgataaataagaatataaaaattgaaaaaaaaacaaagtttctaaactaaaaaatctaaaaacaattaaagaaaatgttttttttcttcaaaaagctCTTGCAATATATTTAAACAACTCACCATAAGCATCTTTATCCGGGTTTTTCAGCAGGAAAATGCTCTTCTAAGTTTTATGAGGGAATCTATTCTCAGGttgtaggtttttttcttttttttttctaattttcttcatcaatgTCGCTATGTTCAAGAAACGATTGCTATGTTTTTGGCACTGCAAACTGGTCTGAAAAGCATAGAAATGAGGATTACAATTTTTGTAATGAATGGACACTATCAGGCATTCTTCTGGAGCCAGATCTCCATGCAAATTATTGACTGTACGTGCTTTCCCAATTTGCGCTCGCGCCACCAATATCTTGACGGGAACCACTCGATCACCGATGGGCATAAAATTCGTGTCCGATGGCAATATTCCTTTTTGCCCGGCCGCTTTCCTTTGCTGTAACAAGATGTAGTTGGGAATAGTTACCTTCTCGAAGGTATCAGGTTTAGTTCTCTTCTCCTGGATTCCTgcccttttcttaaaaaaaaaaataactataattattatagcttttatatgattttttattcgaATGCGTGTGACCAATGAACAAGTTGATGCATTCATATGCCAATGCTTTATGATTCTTGAGATTTGTATTGTAAATAGACAACACCATAAAATGATGGCTAGACAAGTAGTCACATCAATTTCGGTTCAGAAATaacttgctttaaaaaaaataaaaatggaagcatgccttaacatttaattacggtgattttttaaaatattttaaaataatatatatatttttatttttttaaaattgcttttagccttaaaataatttaaaatttaaacaaaatttaaacaaaaaattaaattttaagaaacataattttaacgGCATCcgataaaataaaatcctcGTTTTTACAGTGAGAGCCGGGAGCCCTTCAGAGTTTGTACACTTTATATGAAAGTCGCGTAGCCATCAATATTTGTAGCTTGCATTCAACGTGTCACAATCCAATTAGGAGTCTGgaaaatatctattttcttcttcttcttcttcttctaataaCTGGTATTTGATTCCCGCACCCAGTAGGCAATGCAATACATATGGACTCGATCACATTCAAGcataaattgaaattgaaatcgAGGTtgagtataatttaattatgtataaaatttaattataaaagttatttttcttaattcatgtCCCGTGTTGGAGCATAATTTTCCCTCTTGCGGGGTAATCTctcttgaatttatttcaaatcGACGAAAATGCTGTTCATTTGCCCTCGGAGTGCAAGGCATTTGAGTTTCGAGGTGGTGAAGCGGAAAATCAATCCAACACGGGACATGAATTGGGTGGATTTCATGGATCCAGCAATAacatatttcttttctctttaatttcgaGCTTGCCGTGATTgccttccttatttttttttttgtgaaagctTGATGCAACAGTACACAAACATATTTCCTTAAACTCAATTACATCATGTCTCCTTTtgcgaagaaaagaaaaggttagatcggaaaaaaaaaaatcgaaaaaaatacgGGTTGAAAAAAATGCTTGAATTAGATTTTTTCATGTGCAAACTACTAATGCCTGTAGTAACCCGGTTGTTGTTGTGACAAGGATGGGACATTGCATGGTAAACAATACCTATAGTTACCATTATAGAAAATAGATTGTTTGTGGCTGTTACATCtgtaatttaatatcaacaaatttaatCTCGGATTATCTTTCCATGTGTTAGCAGTTTACAAATCACTGTGTTCTACGGAGACATTCTGCTATAGTTACAGCGATACTgtactaaataatattttcgaTTTTCAGACTATAAGTTTCTTGAACCATGAACTTCAGTGCCACTTTAAACCTGCCTCTTTGAAACGACAGCTAGAATTTGGCAACGTTTTTGCGATTGCTTTTTACTGGTTTCCATATACTTCTTGGTGACTTGCCTCTCCATGGGGCCGGATTTGCAGCAGATGTTTCCAGGTTGACATCAAACTTGGTTGCATCAAGAGACAACCTTTCTTTAATGAAGGAATCCAAATCCAGTCCACTACCCCTACCTTCTTTATCATTGCCAAAGCTGTTAGAGGATGGATTACCGGCTGAGTTGTCATCGACACCTTTTTCTTTACCTCTTGATATATTTCTCAAAGCTTCCTGTGCCTTCTTGTACGGGTCCTGATCCATGTTCAGGAGCTTCTTTATGCTGTCAACTGCTGGGTCAAGGATATCTAAAAATCCTGTAACCCATGGGACGTCATCTACAACTTCGGTACGCTGTGCCAAAGGatgaaaatatgttaaattgGGCTccaattattcaacattaaaacaaataaatgcaAGTTTACATCCAATCCAATTTCCCAAGCAGCATGCTTGGTTTACTGATGAAATGATAGCAAAATGATGAGAACAAGACTGAAGGAAAGAACAatcaaaaactttgtttttgatgattttgattagATGACCAGGTCATCCAAAATGCGGGTATATACAGCGGAAAAACATCCTTCTGTGCTAGATCTTGTCATTTTGGGTACAGAAAGGCGATTACTGACCTGTTGAAAGTAGAGGTTCCGAATTTCCTCAGCACGCACACTGTTTCCTTGATCGTCCTCCAACTGTGCCCATGTCATCCATGTTACATAACTCTGAGAATTTATATTCAGGGATGATCTAAACAATCTTCGAGCTGCGGACAGGTTACCAGCTCTTTGTTCTAGGACACCCCAAGCCTGCAATGGATGACAATGGAATAAGACACTCAAGTTGAAATGGATAAAAGTCATTCCAACATTGTTGTTaaccatgcatgcatttgaATTCATGCGAATTACCTGTAGACATCTAGCTGCACTTTCAGTGGTTGTGTTAATTGAAAGAGCCTTTTGATATAACTCCCTCGCAGTGGATATGTTGCCTTCTTTCCATTCCATCCATCCCCAAGCCTAAATTTGGAACATCAAACAGTCAGATAATTTTACAGTGATAGAGTGTATAAGTGTTtcaataatgagaaaaatagaaacaagaaTAATTTGCTATTTATGTTTGCATCAACTATGCATGCAACAAGAAGGAATTTCGAAAGAAGAAGATATGACACAAAACTGATCAAGTTTGATTACTAGATCTAAGTATTGTATGAAGAAACATCTTACAATCCAAACGGGTTGGTGCCTTGGGTCCAATTCAGATGCTTTCCTGAACAATACTCGCGCAAGATTTGCAGTAGAATGTCTATATTCCAATAAAGCAAGAGACTGA includes:
- the LOC7485821 gene encoding inactive protein RESTRICTED TEV MOVEMENT 1 isoform X1, whose translation is MIKLEAGTKRLVPIWGHSEISNLEFDWDHNGSTEISHIYISHDNHIRFIQFQYVEENGVLSKLSPMPVKNPYGWRFNVQVKLDYPREFLKGISGDWSHGNVNSLTFTTNRGTYGPFGCKAENGTEFDFQTGDEPLFAGLHGSFDDAGLRTIGIYVNPEQASF
- the LOC7485821 gene encoding inactive protein RESTRICTED TEV MOVEMENT 1 isoform X2, which translates into the protein MIKLEAGTKRLVPIWGHSEISNLEFDWDHNGSTEISHIYISHDNHIRFIQFQYVEENGVLSKLSPMPVKNPYGWRFNVVKLDYPREFLKGISGDWSHGNVNSLTFTTNRGTYGPFGCKAENGTEFDFQTGDEPLFAGLHGSFDDAGLRTIGIYVNPEQASF